ATGCGGACTGACACACGAGGCGCTTGACGAGGCCAAAAATCATGGTGTTCCCTTTGTCGGCCTTTTCACTTGCGCGTCCGGGAAAGGCCGCAGGGAGCTCCCGGACGGGAGGCTGGCGGACGAACCGTACCGCGCCCCGTGCGGGGCGCGGCCGAAATGCGGGCGATCAGGCTGTGGGCTGCTCGAACTTGGCGTACTTCTTCCGGAAGCGGTCGATGCGCCCGGCGGTGTCCACGAAGCGCTGCTTTCCGGTGTAGAAGGGGTGGCAATTGGAGCAGATTTCCACGAGGACTTCTTCGCCCTTGGTGGAAAGGGCTTCGATTTCAGCGCCGCAGTTGCAGCGAATCTTGGCCTTGAAAACTTTGGGATGGATATCTTTTTTCATGTCGTCCTCCATAAATTCCCTGAAAGCGGAATCATGTAATTCATTCTTTTGGACTTGGCAAGGGGCGTCCCGCCCGAAAACCGCACCCTGCGCGCCGCGACCCGGCCGCCCCACGCCTCCCGGCTTGACACGCACGCCCCGGGGCGCGCATGGTGCGTCACATCACGACCACCCGAATCCAGCGGAGACGGCACATGTTCTTCAGGGTTCTCGGTTGTTCCGGATCGGATCTTCCGGGCCATCATCTGACCTCCTTTCTGGTTGACGACACCATCCTGCTCGACGCCGGGTCCGTCACCTCCGCCCTGGACCTGGCCCAGCAGTCCAGGATCACGGACATCTTCGTCACCCACGCCCACCTCGACCACATCAAAGACATCCTGTTTCTGGCCGACAACCTCATCGAGTTCTTCTCCGGGAAAAACCGGCCCCCGGTGCGCATCCACGGCCTGCCGGAGGTCTTGAAAAGCATCGCCGACCATCTGCTCAACGACACCATCTGGCCCGATTTCACGGTCATTCCCGAGCAGGCCCCGGTTTTGGCCTACCACCCCCTGGTGCCCGGAACGGTCATCCAGGTCGGCGACCTGCAGGTGGCCACCTGTCCGGTCAACCACGCCCGGGCCGCCTCGGGATTCGTCTTGTGGTCCGAGGACGGGAAGCACAACGTGGCCTACACCGGCGACACCGGATCAAACGGCCCGTGGTGGGATTTCCTCAACGCCCTGCCCTTTCCCCTGACCAACCTGATCACCGAGGCCTCGTTTCCCAATTCCATGGAGGAACTGGCCCGAATCTCCAAGCACCTGACGCCAAAACTTTTACGGGCCGAGCTGGAACGGCTCACGGTGCGCCCGAAAATCCACATCTACCACATGAAGTCGCCCTTTTCGGCCCAGATCCAGGAGGAGTTGCAACGCGACCTGGCGGGCTACACCTACCACCTGTTGCGCGAGAAGGAGTCGTTTTATTTCTGACGCCGCCGCGCTTCCGAACACCTTTGCCGAGTTTGCCGCCTACCTGGAGGGCCTGGGGCTTTTCCACATGGATCTGCGGCTTTGCCGCATGTCCCGGACGCTTGACGCCCTGGGCCTGGACCGGCCGCCCCAGACGGTCGTCCAGGTGCTCGGCACCAACGGCAAGGGCACCACGGCCACGCTTCTGGCCGCCCTGGGCGCGGCCCACGGGCTGTCCTGCGGCCTTTACACCTCGCCCCATTTCCTGTCCGTGCGCGAACGCATCCGCCGGTACCAGGGCGACCTCCCCGGGGCCGCCGCAACGCCGGGCGCACCGCTTGGCGACGGCTTTTTTTCCGAGGCCGACTGGACGGGCGCGGCCCGAACCGTGCTCGCGGCCACGGCCCCCTTTGGCGACGCCGGTCGGCTGACCTATTTCGAGCTTTTGACGGTCATGGCCGCCCGGCTTTTTGCGGCGCGCTCCGTGGACGTGGCGATCTATGAGGCCGGACTCGGCGGCGACCACGACGCCACCACGGCCCTGCACCGGGACATGACGGTATTCACCCCCATCGGCATGGACCATGCCCACATCCTGGGCCCCACCCTGTGCGACATCGCCCGGGACAAGGCCGGGGCCATCCCCGTGGGGGGGCTGGCCGTGACCGGGCCGCAGGCCCCTGAAGCCCTGGCGGCGCTTGCAAAACGCGCCCGGACGGCCGGGGCGCGGCTGGTTTCGGCCCGCGAGGTGCTGGACTACGACGCGGCGGCCGGGGTCGTGCGGCCCCTGACCGTGGCCGGGCCTCTCATCGAGGCCGCGCCGCTGGGGTTGCCCGGGGCGTTTCAGGCCGAAAACGCGGCCACGGCCCTGGCGGCGTTTTTCCTGCTGGCTGAAAAGCTTCGCATCGCGATACGCCCCGAGGCGGTGCGCCGGGCGCTTGGGCAGACGCGGCTGCCGGGGCGGATGCAACGGCTGCGGCTGCCGGGCGCGGCCGGGGAGCTGCTTGTGGACTGCGCCCACAACGTCCCGGCTCTTGTGGCGCTTGAGGCGGCGTGTGCGGCCGACGGCATTTCCCCGGCGGCGGTGATCTTCACCTGCCTGGCGGACAAGGATTTTGCGGGCATGGCCGGGATCGTGCGGCGGCTGACCACGGGGCCGATCATCGTGCCGGGGCTTTTCTGCCCGGGCCGCACCCGCGATGCGGCGGACGTGGCGCATGGGCTTGGGGAGCGGGCCGAGGCCGTGCCGGACGTGGCGGCGGCGCTGACGCGGGTGCGGGACATCCCGGGGACGGTGGTGGTGTGTGGGTCGATGTATTTATTAGCGGAGGTGATGGGGAGGCTAGACTATTCTCCCTACGTTTACTATTTTCAGTAAAAGTTTCACAATGCTTCGTTTTGGTGGCTATCCCTAGCCCGAAAAACTTATCACACCATTATATTGGCAATTAAGTAGTCACCCATATTCACGGCCAAGGACTTTATTTTTTTAACAAACATGGACCTTGCCATATGATTACCAAAATTAAAATTCATGGCTTCAAATCCATTTGCAATTTTGAACTAAACCTTGGAAAGATAAATGTATTTATTGGGTCAAATGGAAGTGGGAAAAGTAATATACTCGAGGCAATTGGTGTTTTATCTGCCGCTGCATCTGGCCGTGTTGATGACGAATCATTAATTAGAAGAGGTGTACGGCCAGGCCTTCCAAGGCTATACAAATCTTCATTTAAATCTGAAAGAACATCCCCTCACATTTTTTTTACTGCAGAAAATGAAAACACATCATATTCTGTATCTCTTCATAATCCACTAAAAGACCCAAAGAGTGCATGGTCATACAAAACAGAGAATCTTCGCAGCAAAGATACGACTATTGTATCGCGTGGCGTTAAATCTTCGCACAGATTTGATCCATATCAAGGGCTTGCTGCCCTTCGTATCGTTGATCTTGGCGAGACAGATAACGCAACAAAATTGCTTTCAACTTTGCGTGAATATGCTATATATACTCCAAACACACCAACTCTTAGAGGAGTAACACCTGATCTACAGTCCAGAGAACCTATTGGCTTGTCTGGCGGAAGACTAGCCGAGGCTTTACGCGAATTACAGCGCATTGCCAGCAAAGATGAAGATCTTCAAGAAAAACTTGACGAATTTTACTCCACTCTAGAGTGGGCCAGCCATATCGATACAAAACTCACTGCAAATGATTTATTGTCGCCATCTGTTCCGCGAACAAAATATTTAATTCGTTTTACTGATAGGTATATGGTCGACAAAAGGAATACTTTGACTGCCTTTGATGCAAGCGAAGGAGCACTTTATGTAATTTTTTTATCAATTCTTTCCCTTTCACCGTTCATACCATCTCTAATTGCTGTAGACAACCTTGATCAATCATTAAATCCGAGATTAACAAAGGCTTTGATTGGCATGATGTGTGATTTAACAATTAATCACTGGGAAGATCAACAAATTCTCTTTACATCACACAACCCAGCAGCCCTTGATGGATTACCTTTGGACAATCCAAACATAAACTTATTTTCAGTCGACAGAGACAATTACGGCCATACGATAGCTAACAAAATAGACCTGACGGATGCTGTTAAAGAGTTATGCAGAAAGAACGACTGGCCACTATCGAGACTATGGATGATGGGACATTTAGGAGGTGTTCCCAATGTCTAATTTATACATTGGATTAGTTTCCGAAGGCCCAACTGATACTATCATTATACAAAGTGCATTGCAGGCTATTCTCGACCATCCTTTCGTATTAAGCCCAATTCAACCCGAATCCCCCCCCGGACAACTCGGTGCTGGCTGGAGCGGTGTATACAGATGGTGCCGACAGATAGCATCTCCGAATTATTACTCCCTATTGCAACACCCCAGCTTAATGTTATTCAACATAATAATCATTCAAGTTGACGCAGATGTAGCTTTTTCTTCATACTCTTCAGCAAATATATGCGACAATATCAACAACGATTTACCCTGCGCTGAAGATTGGCCACCAATAACAAGATCTATTGAAAATTTAAAGTTGACAATATCGAAATGGACGCACCCCACAAATCATGACAAAAAGACGGTTTTATGCATACCATCGTACTGCATTGAGACATGGTTAGCAGTTGCATTATTTGGAAAATCAGACCCAATCCTAATGAGCAACATCGAGCAAAACACAAATATTTATAACTACATATATGCTAAAAGCAAAACTATTCGCTTTATTCGATTTAAGGATGGCAAACCGAAAAAAATTAAATCAAAATATATTGAATATAAAGACAGGCTAACAAGTGAATGGAATTATATTACAAGGCACTGCACGCAAGCCATAGACTTTCAAAATCATATTTTATTCGCAGCCTCCCAACGATAAAACTGCATAATTGCTTCATGATATTCTCTATTGATTCATCAAAGCCATCATTAAAATCCAACTTTCGTCTTCCCGTGCAGGTGCGCGAGAAGCGCCTCGGCGTCCGCAAACGGCCCGCTCACCCGCCCGGCCGCCACGTCCGCCTCGGCCTCGGCCTCCTTGGCCTGCCACTGCGGCGTCGAAAAATATTCCTGCCCCGCCGGGACCACCTTGGCCGGTTCGATCACGATGCGCCCCGCCTCCTCGCGCACGATGACCTGATCGCCTTCGGAAAGGTGCAGCTTGTCCCGGATGGCCCGGGGAATCGTCAATTGGTGCTTGGGACGGATGGTGGCGATAGGCATGGCGCGCTCCCTGGCAAAAGAGTTGGAAAATAGGAAATTTGGAAATAATGAATTATGGATTTTCTTACTTTCTGATATTCCTGAGACCCACCCTCGTCAAGCCCGGCTGCGGTGATCTTCACCTGCCTGGCGGACAAGGATTTTGCGGGCATGGCCGGGATCGTGCGGCGGCTGACCACGGGGCCGATCATCGTGCCGGGGCTTTTCTGCCCGGGCCGCACCCGCGATGCGGCGGACGTGGCGCATGGGCTTGGGGAGCGGGCCGAGGCCGTGCCGGACGTGGCGGCGGCGCTGGCCCGGGTGCGGGACTTTCCGGGGACGGTGGTCGTGTGCGGGTCGATGTATCTTTTGGCTGAGGTGATGGACCGCTGCCTTTCCTTGTAATCGCCGCGACCGGCGCCGCCCGGGAATCCCATTTCCCCACTTGCCGATGTCGCCCGCTTCATTACGCAAGAGACGCCGCCACGATCCGACGCCTCACGAAAACCAGCTGCCGCGTCATCCCGTTTCTGTCTCCATAACTCCCTTTTCCAGTGGATAATCCAAGCCTTCAAACACCAACCCACGGCGTATGCCCAGACAAGACGGGACATTTCACCAGCAGCAGGGAACGCGCTCTCCGACGTTTTTAAAAACCATGACGCATTTCCCTCTCCCTCGTTTCAGAAAAATGTAATCTTGCTGTCGCCGAATTTATTTCATAGTGTTCCTATAAAATTTGGGCGACTTCACGCCGCAACCACAGCAAGCGAAGGGACTCCAT
Above is a genomic segment from Desulfolutivibrio sulfodismutans DSM 3696 containing:
- the rpmE gene encoding 50S ribosomal protein L31 — its product is MKKDIHPKVFKAKIRCNCGAEIEALSTKGEEVLVEICSNCHPFYTGKQRFVDTAGRIDRFRKKYAKFEQPTA
- a CDS encoding 3',5'-cyclic-nucleotide phosphodiesterase codes for the protein MFFRVLGCSGSDLPGHHLTSFLVDDTILLDAGSVTSALDLAQQSRITDIFVTHAHLDHIKDILFLADNLIEFFSGKNRPPVRIHGLPEVLKSIADHLLNDTIWPDFTVIPEQAPVLAYHPLVPGTVIQVGDLQVATCPVNHARAASGFVLWSEDGKHNVAYTGDTGSNGPWWDFLNALPFPLTNLITEASFPNSMEELARISKHLTPKLLRAELERLTVRPKIHIYHMKSPFSAQIQEELQRDLAGYTYHLLREKESFYF
- a CDS encoding bifunctional folylpolyglutamate synthase/dihydrofolate synthase, whose protein sequence is MDLRLCRMSRTLDALGLDRPPQTVVQVLGTNGKGTTATLLAALGAAHGLSCGLYTSPHFLSVRERIRRYQGDLPGAAATPGAPLGDGFFSEADWTGAARTVLAATAPFGDAGRLTYFELLTVMAARLFAARSVDVAIYEAGLGGDHDATTALHRDMTVFTPIGMDHAHILGPTLCDIARDKAGAIPVGGLAVTGPQAPEALAALAKRARTAGARLVSAREVLDYDAAAGVVRPLTVAGPLIEAAPLGLPGAFQAENAATALAAFFLLAEKLRIAIRPEAVRRALGQTRLPGRMQRLRLPGAAGELLVDCAHNVPALVALEAACAADGISPAAVIFTCLADKDFAGMAGIVRRLTTGPIIVPGLFCPGRTRDAADVAHGLGERAEAVPDVAAALTRVRDIPGTVVVCGSMYLLAEVMGRLDYSPYVYYFQ
- a CDS encoding AAA family ATPase: MITKIKIHGFKSICNFELNLGKINVFIGSNGSGKSNILEAIGVLSAAASGRVDDESLIRRGVRPGLPRLYKSSFKSERTSPHIFFTAENENTSYSVSLHNPLKDPKSAWSYKTENLRSKDTTIVSRGVKSSHRFDPYQGLAALRIVDLGETDNATKLLSTLREYAIYTPNTPTLRGVTPDLQSREPIGLSGGRLAEALRELQRIASKDEDLQEKLDEFYSTLEWASHIDTKLTANDLLSPSVPRTKYLIRFTDRYMVDKRNTLTAFDASEGALYVIFLSILSLSPFIPSLIAVDNLDQSLNPRLTKALIGMMCDLTINHWEDQQILFTSHNPAALDGLPLDNPNINLFSVDRDNYGHTIANKIDLTDAVKELCRKNDWPLSRLWMMGHLGGVPNV
- a CDS encoding AbrB/MazE/SpoVT family DNA-binding domain-containing protein yields the protein MPIATIRPKHQLTIPRAIRDKLHLSEGDQVIVREEAGRIVIEPAKVVPAGQEYFSTPQWQAKEAEAEADVAAGRVSGPFADAEALLAHLHGKTKVGF